The Sylvia atricapilla isolate bSylAtr1 chromosome 10, bSylAtr1.pri, whole genome shotgun sequence genome contains a region encoding:
- the LOC136365770 gene encoding transcription cofactor HES-6-like isoform X1 gives MTAAASTGTHKATSTKEERKLRKPLIERKRRERINNCLDQLKETVVGAFHLDQSKLEKADILEMTVKHLQNIQSSKMMADSKVGQEAQQRYSTGYIQCMHEVHNLLLTCEWMDKTLGARLLNHLLKSLPRSGEDTCRAALRSLSPPQQPLLMQKSPLSAKGSTRGTNPSQERLCPADNKQASKNSCQLLSLSVFNQADAAPPKQVLQPNFSHNNPRVGSLDMWRPW, from the exons ATGACGGCCGCGGCCAGCACGGGCACGCACAAGGCGACCAGCAccaaggaggagaggaag TTAAGGAAACCCCTCATTGAGCGGAAGCGAAGGGAAAGGATTAATAACTGCTTAGACCAGCTGAAGGAGACTGTTGTGGGTGCATTTCACCTGGAT CAGTCtaagctggaaaaggcagacATCCTGGAAATGACAGTGAAGCACCTCCAGAACATCCAGAGCAGCAAGATGATGG CAGACTCCAAGGTGGGGCAGGAGGCCCAGCAGAGGTACAGCACCGGCTACATCCAGTGCATGCACGAGGTGCACAACCTGCTGCTCACCTGCGAGTGGATGGACAAGACCCTCGGAGCTCGCCTCCTGAACCACCTGCTCAAATCCCTGCCCAGGTCTGGGGAGGacacctgcagagcagccctgaggtctctgagcccccctcagcagcctctcctgatGCAGAAAAGTCCCCTGAGTGCCAAGGGCAGCACCCGAGGCACGAACCCGTCACAGGAGCGCCTCTGCCCTGCCGACAACAAGCAAGCTTCCAAAAattcctgccagctgctctcGCTGTCGGTTTTTAACCAGGCGGACGCTGCACCTCCCAAACAGGTTCTGCAGCCAAATTTTTCCCATAACAACCCCAGAGTGGGGTCATTAGATATGTGGAGACCGTGGTAA
- the LOC136365770 gene encoding transcription cofactor HES-6-like isoform X2: MTAAASTGTHKATSTKEERKLRKPLIERKRRERINNCLDQLKETVVGAFHLDSKLEKADILEMTVKHLQNIQSSKMMADSKVGQEAQQRYSTGYIQCMHEVHNLLLTCEWMDKTLGARLLNHLLKSLPRSGEDTCRAALRSLSPPQQPLLMQKSPLSAKGSTRGTNPSQERLCPADNKQASKNSCQLLSLSVFNQADAAPPKQVLQPNFSHNNPRVGSLDMWRPW; the protein is encoded by the exons ATGACGGCCGCGGCCAGCACGGGCACGCACAAGGCGACCAGCAccaaggaggagaggaag TTAAGGAAACCCCTCATTGAGCGGAAGCGAAGGGAAAGGATTAATAACTGCTTAGACCAGCTGAAGGAGACTGTTGTGGGTGCATTTCACCTGGAT TCtaagctggaaaaggcagacATCCTGGAAATGACAGTGAAGCACCTCCAGAACATCCAGAGCAGCAAGATGATGG CAGACTCCAAGGTGGGGCAGGAGGCCCAGCAGAGGTACAGCACCGGCTACATCCAGTGCATGCACGAGGTGCACAACCTGCTGCTCACCTGCGAGTGGATGGACAAGACCCTCGGAGCTCGCCTCCTGAACCACCTGCTCAAATCCCTGCCCAGGTCTGGGGAGGacacctgcagagcagccctgaggtctctgagcccccctcagcagcctctcctgatGCAGAAAAGTCCCCTGAGTGCCAAGGGCAGCACCCGAGGCACGAACCCGTCACAGGAGCGCCTCTGCCCTGCCGACAACAAGCAAGCTTCCAAAAattcctgccagctgctctcGCTGTCGGTTTTTAACCAGGCGGACGCTGCACCTCCCAAACAGGTTCTGCAGCCAAATTTTTCCCATAACAACCCCAGAGTGGGGTCATTAGATATGTGGAGACCGTGGTAA